AGGCCGCCGCGAGCAGACTCATCGCACCCGACGCGATGACCTGGCTCTTCGTGGGCGACCGCAGCCGCATCGAGGCGCCGGTGCGGGCGCTCGATCTCGGCGAGATGCAGATCCTCGACCGGGAAGGCAATCCGGTCGATTGATGCACGTCGTCTACGAAGCCGCCGACCCGCTGGAAGCGACCATCGTGCGCGACTACCTCCGCGAGGCCGGGCTCGACGCCCAGTGCCTCGACGAGCTGGCCTGGGGCGGTCGCGGCGAACTGCCTGCCAATCTGTTCCCGCGCGTGGCCGTGCGCTGGAAGCAGGAGATCGACCGCGCCCGCGAGCTGCTGGCCGAGTACGAACGGCGTCCGCGCCAGCCGGACTGGCGCTGCCGCGAGTGCGGCGAGACCGTGGACGGCAGTCTGGGACTGTGCTGGAA
This genomic stretch from Algiphilus sp. harbors:
- a CDS encoding DUF2007 domain-containing protein; protein product: MHVVYEAADPLEATIVRDYLREAGLDAQCLDELAWGGRGELPANLFPRVAVRWKQEIDRARELLAEYERRPRQPDWRCRECGETVDGSLGLCWNCGAQAPGAGADE